From the Thermococcus sp. genome, one window contains:
- a CDS encoding dual specificity protein phosphatase family protein, with amino-acid sequence MKVFPLDDNVAFSRMPMRSELDEVSKVFDAVVVLVEEYAPPYPLEEWRKRNVEVFHSPIPDFSAPSLNQLLEILRWIEARVAEGKRVLIHCMGGLGRSGTVAVAWVMYSEDVPLREALRKVRSLRSGAVETEEQMEVLKELEMLLRSR; translated from the coding sequence ATGAAAGTCTTTCCGCTTGATGATAACGTCGCTTTCTCGCGGATGCCCATGAGAAGTGAACTGGACGAAGTTTCGAAGGTGTTTGATGCGGTGGTTGTGCTCGTTGAGGAGTACGCGCCCCCATATCCGCTCGAAGAGTGGAGAAAACGGAACGTTGAGGTTTTCCACAGTCCGATTCCGGACTTCTCGGCTCCGAGCTTGAACCAGCTCCTCGAAATCCTCCGCTGGATCGAGGCGAGGGTTGCGGAGGGCAAAAGGGTTCTGATCCACTGCATGGGCGGCCTCGGGAGGAGCGGAACCGTTGCCGTTGCCTGGGTGATGTACTCGGAAGACGTCCCATTGAGGGAAGCCTTGAGAAAGGTTCGCTCCCTGAGGTCGGGTGCGGTCGAGACGGAGGAGCAGATGGAGGTTCTGAAAGAACTGGAAATGCTCCTCAGAAGCCGTTGA
- a CDS encoding nitroreductase family protein has product MRVLELAKRRKTVRQFLPERPPKEDLMKAIKAAKEAPSGMNAQPWKFVVVDDDWLKGKIRELCESEEEKFYSRTKGDLMAWLNAKGFKPEKPFLSEAPYLILVFGHTKAPYWLQSTWIAVGYLLLALEELGLGTVTYTPPNPKPIEELLKAPPEYKLQTILPVGYPADPKPKYERKKLEDVVSFNGF; this is encoded by the coding sequence ATGCGCGTTCTCGAGCTGGCGAAGAGGAGGAAGACCGTCAGACAGTTTCTCCCAGAGAGGCCCCCGAAGGAAGATTTGATGAAGGCCATCAAAGCCGCTAAGGAAGCACCGAGCGGTATGAACGCCCAGCCATGGAAGTTCGTGGTTGTGGACGACGACTGGCTCAAGGGGAAGATAAGGGAGCTCTGCGAGAGCGAGGAAGAAAAGTTCTACTCCAGAACCAAAGGCGACCTGATGGCCTGGCTGAACGCAAAGGGATTCAAGCCAGAGAAGCCCTTCCTGAGCGAGGCTCCCTACCTGATCCTCGTCTTTGGACACACCAAGGCCCCCTACTGGCTCCAGTCAACGTGGATAGCCGTCGGCTACCTTCTCCTTGCGCTTGAAGAGCTCGGCCTCGGAACGGTGACCTACACGCCACCGAACCCTAAGCCAATCGAAGAGCTCCTGAAGGCCCCTCCGGAATACAAGCTCCAGACAATACTTCCAGTCGGCTATCCAGCAGACCCAAAGCCGAAGTACGAGAGGAAGAAGCTGGAGGACGTTGTGTCCTTCAACGGCTTCTGA
- a CDS encoding MBL fold metallo-hydrolase has translation MIVYFIGTGGSEGIPAHLCTCPTCSEARKFGFAQRLPSTLAIITKRGKAVLFDVGTDIRDFLNVPLEAIFLTHWHHDHIYGLYKLRWMAMETPLYAPEGHADALILNEPKNLQPRTIRPFERVELDTLRITALKLNHQVETLGYLIEEDGKRVALIYDTKGLPEETWEFLMGKAPLRLAIVDATYPPGTDDPYHNNVDEAAEIGLSLAERTVLSHISHKNLPFLKLTEYVRKRWENKVLVAYDGMVFYV, from the coding sequence TTGATAGTCTACTTCATCGGCACCGGTGGAAGCGAGGGGATTCCGGCGCACCTATGCACCTGTCCGACATGCAGCGAGGCAAGGAAGTTCGGTTTTGCCCAGAGGTTGCCTTCAACGCTGGCCATCATAACCAAAAGGGGAAAAGCGGTTCTCTTCGACGTTGGAACTGACATAAGGGACTTCCTGAACGTTCCGCTGGAGGCGATTTTCCTCACTCACTGGCACCACGACCACATCTACGGCCTCTACAAGCTCAGATGGATGGCGATGGAAACGCCGCTCTACGCTCCAGAGGGACACGCAGACGCGTTAATCCTCAACGAACCTAAGAATCTCCAGCCGAGAACGATAAGGCCCTTCGAGAGGGTTGAACTCGACACCCTTAGAATCACCGCCCTAAAGCTCAACCATCAGGTTGAGACCCTCGGATACCTCATAGAGGAGGACGGCAAGAGGGTGGCCCTTATCTACGACACCAAGGGCCTCCCAGAGGAGACGTGGGAGTTCCTCATGGGGAAGGCGCCACTCAGGCTGGCGATAGTTGACGCAACCTATCCCCCAGGGACCGACGACCCCTACCACAACAACGTTGACGAGGCGGCTGAGATAGGCCTTTCCCTCGCGGAGAGAACCGTCCTCAGTCACATCTCCCACAAAAACCTGCCCTTCCTTAAGCTGACCGAGTACGTAAGAAAGAGGTGGGAGAATAAGGTTCTCGTGGCTTACGACGGCATGGTGTTCTACGTCTAA
- a CDS encoding Mut7-C RNAse domain-containing protein, with protein MGFIADMMLGRLTRWLRLYGYDTLYGIEDDDEILQVALAENRVLLTRDSDLAGRARRLGVKVILLDSNSFEGQVGELKKHGIEFRELLPSNARCPKCNGLIQPVSKDEVRGKVPGGVYQKYDEFYICQNCGQIYWPGRQWREMLKIDEKLRRV; from the coding sequence ATGGGGTTCATAGCGGACATGATGCTCGGCCGGCTCACGAGGTGGCTCCGGCTGTACGGCTACGACACCCTCTATGGGATTGAGGATGACGACGAGATACTTCAAGTTGCCTTAGCTGAGAACCGGGTTCTCCTCACCAGGGATTCCGACCTTGCCGGGAGGGCGAGGAGGCTTGGCGTAAAGGTGATCCTGCTGGACTCAAACTCCTTTGAAGGTCAGGTTGGGGAGCTTAAGAAGCACGGCATTGAGTTCAGGGAGCTGCTTCCTTCCAATGCCCGCTGTCCGAAATGCAACGGTCTCATCCAGCCGGTTTCTAAGGATGAGGTTAGAGGTAAGGTTCCAGGGGGCGTCTATCAAAAATACGACGAGTTCTACATCTGCCAAAACTGCGGTCAGATTTACTGGCCGGGAAGGCAGTGGAGAGAGATGCTGAAAATAGACGAGAAGCTGAGAAGGGTTTAA
- a CDS encoding 6-hydroxymethylpterin diphosphokinase MptE-like protein, with amino-acid sequence MEWEEWKPFYMRIVREMGYSVEEDRRAARILRALLLEGDEYILRDELAAVVEKRAYVFGCGPSLERALEEHDFSNGTLIAADGATSALLDAGLLPEVIATDLDGRVSDLKLANDRGAFMAVHAHGDNVDKLTTYVPFFSRVLGTTQTEPLDIVYNFGGFTDGDRAAFLAEGLGAREIILVGFDFGETVGRWSKPGLREHAPIWESKRKKFAFARELLDWLEKNGKARIGYLTPNP; translated from the coding sequence ATGGAGTGGGAGGAGTGGAAGCCGTTCTATATGAGGATCGTCCGTGAGATGGGCTACTCCGTTGAGGAGGACAGAAGGGCCGCTCGAATCCTCAGGGCGCTCCTCCTCGAGGGGGACGAGTACATCCTGAGGGACGAACTGGCCGCGGTCGTGGAGAAGAGGGCCTACGTTTTCGGTTGCGGTCCGAGTCTGGAGAGGGCACTGGAGGAGCACGACTTCTCCAATGGGACGCTGATAGCGGCCGATGGGGCAACCTCTGCACTCCTTGATGCCGGCCTTCTTCCGGAGGTAATAGCCACTGACCTCGACGGTAGGGTTTCGGATTTAAAGCTCGCCAATGACCGGGGAGCGTTCATGGCCGTTCACGCCCATGGCGACAACGTGGATAAACTGACCACCTACGTGCCGTTCTTCTCGAGGGTTCTGGGAACAACCCAGACTGAACCGCTGGACATAGTTTATAACTTCGGAGGCTTTACCGACGGTGACAGGGCCGCTTTTCTGGCCGAAGGGCTGGGCGCGAGGGAGATAATTCTGGTTGGGTTTGACTTCGGCGAGACCGTGGGGAGGTGGAGCAAGCCCGGCTTGAGGGAGCACGCTCCGATATGGGAGAGCAAGAGGAAGAAGTTCGCGTTCGCGAGGGAACTGCTGGACTGGCTTGAGAAGAATGGAAAGGCGAGGATAGGGTACCTCACACCAAATCCTTGA
- a CDS encoding LSm family protein, with the protein MAEKQYLLDKTLEAWKGKRVALSVSNEHSFTGILNDFDEEVIFLTDVKDIAGNKARGLLVKIDDLNWIMLL; encoded by the coding sequence ATGGCTGAAAAACAGTACCTTCTGGACAAGACCCTTGAGGCATGGAAGGGAAAGAGGGTTGCCCTGTCCGTGAGCAACGAGCATTCGTTCACCGGGATACTCAACGACTTCGATGAGGAGGTCATCTTCCTGACCGACGTCAAGGACATTGCCGGCAACAAGGCGAGGGGACTTCTGGTTAAAATCGACGATCTGAACTGGATAATGCTCCTCTGA
- a CDS encoding molybdopterin-guanine dinucleotide biosynthesis protein MobB, whose product MRAVAFVGFKKSGKTTTVEAVAKVLRDRGYRVAVAKSMHADFDREGSDTWRFSKVADAVLVRAGDTDAFLFKAKDINALFSMVNADFLLLEGFKSIKHVPMVVCARDEDEVRELNDGLAIAVSGVITSTGIGEIEGLPVIDATREPERLANLIEKRAFMLPNIDCGMCGFKCTEMARMIVSGEKTLKDCVVLSSKPKVTVKIDGQVLPMKDWVQELVEKTIRGMLSSMKGYHEGKRVEIVIRDG is encoded by the coding sequence ATGCGCGCTGTGGCCTTCGTTGGCTTTAAGAAGAGCGGGAAAACAACGACGGTTGAGGCCGTTGCCAAAGTGCTGAGGGATAGGGGTTACCGTGTTGCGGTAGCCAAGAGCATGCACGCCGATTTCGACCGGGAAGGGAGTGATACGTGGCGCTTCTCAAAGGTCGCCGATGCGGTCCTGGTTAGGGCGGGCGATACTGATGCGTTTCTATTCAAAGCCAAGGACATAAACGCCCTCTTCTCCATGGTAAACGCCGACTTCCTCCTGCTTGAAGGGTTTAAATCCATTAAACACGTTCCCATGGTTGTATGTGCGAGGGACGAAGACGAAGTCCGGGAGCTCAACGACGGCTTAGCTATAGCGGTGAGCGGGGTCATAACCTCAACCGGCATCGGGGAGATAGAGGGATTGCCGGTTATTGATGCAACGAGGGAGCCCGAGAGGCTCGCTAACCTCATTGAGAAGCGCGCCTTCATGTTACCCAACATAGACTGTGGCATGTGTGGATTCAAATGCACCGAGATGGCGAGGATGATAGTGAGCGGCGAGAAAACGCTCAAGGACTGTGTGGTTTTAAGCTCGAAGCCCAAAGTTACGGTGAAGATAGACGGGCAGGTTCTTCCAATGAAGGACTGGGTGCAGGAGCTTGTTGAGAAGACGATAAGGGGCATGCTGTCGAGCATGAAGGGCTACCACGAGGGAAAGAGGGTAGAGATAGTGATCAGGGACGGTTGA